The Rhododendron vialii isolate Sample 1 chromosome 6a, ASM3025357v1 genome includes a window with the following:
- the LOC131329532 gene encoding uncharacterized protein LOC131329532 isoform X1 gives MVTSSLVASRERIRRQVSNSEISDTFFFKIHTQVVECPRNLAFGRFHIRWKISMRLGTLRQKIRMTLEDAEASARKAEAARKRAEDIAAGVVQMNGRELFLHEPSVFDNSLY, from the exons ATGGTAACTTCGTCCCTGGTCGCTTCAAGGGAAAGAATTAGAAGACAAGTGTCCAACTCAGAGATTTCAGAcacattcttttttaaaatccatACTCAAGTTGTTGAGTGTCCCAGGAATCTAGCATTTGGAAGATTCCATATAAGATGGAAGATAAGTATGCGCCTGGGCACTTTAAGGCAAAAAATAAGAATGACATTGGAG GATGCTGAGGCATCAGCTAGAAAAGCTGAAGCTGCAAGGAAACGTGCGGAGGACATAGCTGCAGGGGTAGTGCAGATGAATGGCAGGGAGCTTTTCTTGCATGAGCCTTCAGTGTTCGACAATAGTCTATATTGA
- the LOC131329533 gene encoding agamous-like MADS-box protein AGL104, which yields MQQQQQMPTYFENNPQMFKSSVPFIPLREIPSAVYDPMLQGTSSNMDLQGMAECHLFSPIQGMEEPGIAAFMPHDLREYASSTSGEKSDSKASNYEGELGYKLPSPQD from the exons atgcagcagcagcagcagatgCCAACGTACTTTGAGAACAATCCCCAGATGTTCAAGTCGTCTGTTCCTTTCATTCCACTCAG GGAAATTCCATCAGCAGTTTATGACCCAATGTTGCAAGGGACAAGCTCAAATATGGATCTACAAGGCATGGCGGAGTGCCACCTATTTTCTCCAATTCAG GGGATGGAGGAGCCAGGCATTGCAGCCTTTATGCCACATGATCTCAGAGAGTATGCATCAAGCACCTCCGGTGAGAAGTCAGATAGCAAAGCCAGTAATTATGAAGGTGAACTTGGTTACAAGTTGCCTTCTCCCCAGGATTAA
- the LOC131329532 gene encoding uncharacterized protein LOC131329532 isoform X2, protein MGMGAEEENGEANQRSGPNPTPNPLTQAQFLSWKRHKDAEASARKAEAARKRAEDIAAGVVQMNGRELFLHEPSVFDNSLY, encoded by the exons ATGGGAATGGGTGCAGAGGAGGAAAATGGAGAAGCAAACCAGAGATCAGGGCCCAACCCCACCCCTAATCCCTTGACGCAGGCCCAGTTTCTCTCCTGGAAACGCcacaag GATGCTGAGGCATCAGCTAGAAAAGCTGAAGCTGCAAGGAAACGTGCGGAGGACATAGCTGCAGGGGTAGTGCAGATGAATGGCAGGGAGCTTTTCTTGCATGAGCCTTCAGTGTTCGACAATAGTCTATATTGA
- the LOC131329871 gene encoding low affinity sulfate transporter 3-like: MLCSMSKNSLHKYVCSIKEVTSKEVVAPEVHPNTFQETLMDSLLTESFPVLEEHQTEIDDRRRVERTQWILNSPDPPNLFKELISSVKETICSSSSSSPKQPQSRRAVCFLRGLFPILSWARNYKASKFKADLMAGLTLASLSIPQSIGYANLAKLDPQYGLYTSVVPPLIYALMGSSREIAIGPVAVVSLLLSSMIQKIEDPIANPIAYRKLVFTVTFFAGAFQAVFGLFRLGFLVDYLSHAAIVGFMGGAAIVIGLQQLKGLLGISHFTAKTDVVSVLGAVLRSFHHPWSPLNVVLGCSFFIFILLTRIIGRRNKKLFWVPAIAPLISVILSTLIVYLTKADKHGVKIVKHFKGGLSPISAHQLQLRGPHVGQAAKTGLVIAIVALTESIAVGRSFASVKGYHLDGNKEMVAMGFMNIAGSLTSCYVATGSFSRTAVNFSAGCQTAVSNIVMAITVLVSLELLTRLLYFTPLAILASIILSALPGLIDINEAYHIWKVDKLDFLACTGAFFGVLFASVEIGLLTAVTISFAKIILHSIRPQIEVLGRIPETEIFCDIKQYPMASKTPGIVIIRVNSGLLCFANANFIRERIMRWVIEEDGTEENSNGGIHVVVLDMSNVTNIDTSGILALEEVHKKLVGRGIQLAVGNPRWKVIHKLKVAKFVDRIGKGWIFLSVSDAVDACFGSKMVVDPCTSV, translated from the exons ATGTTGTGCTCCATGTCAAAAAATTCGCTCCATAAGTATGTATGTTCAATAAAGGAGGTCACTTCAAAAGAAGTTGTAGCTCCAGAAGTTCACCCAAACACCTTCCAAGAAACATTAATGGATTCACTACTTACTGAGAGCTTCCCTGTACTGGAAGAACATCAAACTGAAATTGATGACAGAAGACGGGTAGAGAGGACTCAATGGATTCTAAACTCTCCTGACCCTCCAAATCTGTTCAAGGAGCTCATCAGTTCTGtgaaagaaaccatttgttcatcttcttcttcatccccAAAGCAACCTCAATCAAGACGCGCTGTTTGCTTCTTACGGGGTCTATTTCCAATCCTCAGCTGGGCTAGAAATTACAAGGCGTCGAAATTTAAAGCCGACTTAATGGCCGGTCTAACACTTGCAAGCCTTAGCATTCCTCAG AGTATTGGATATGCGAATTTAGCGAAACTTGATCCTCAGTATGGTTTAT ACACTAGTGTTGTTCCACCTCTGATCTATGCACTAATGGGGAGTTCAAGAGAAATAGCTATTGGACCGGTAGCGGTGGTTTCGTTGCTTCTTTCCTCTATGATCCAGAAAATAGAGGATCCTATTGCCAATCCCATTGCCTATAGGAAACTTGTTTTTACCGTCACTTTCTTTGCCGGAGCCTTCCAAGCTGTATTTGGCTTATTCAG ATTAGGATTTCTTGTGGATTATCTGTCTCATGCTGCCATTGTTGGGTTTATGGGAGGTGCAGCCATTGTAATTGGTCTTCAACAACTGAAGGGCCTTCTTGGTATCAGCCATTTCACAGCTAAAACTGATGTTGTCTCCGTGCTAGGAGCTGTTTTGAGATCATTTCACCACCCT TGGTCTCCTTTGAATGTTGTCCTTGGTTGTTCGTTCTTCATCTTCATTTTACTGACCAGAATTATT GGCAGAAGGAACAAAAAGTTATTCTGGGTGCCGGCAATTGCTCCTCTTATTTCAGTCATTCTGTCCACTCTGATAGTCTACTTAACAAAAGCCGATAAGCATGGTGTTAAGATTGTGAAACACTTCAAAGGAGGGTTGAGTCCAATTTCGGCTCATCAGTTACAACTTAGAGGCCCACATGTTGGACAAGCTGCCAAAACTGGCCTCGTTATCGCCATTGTTGCTCTTACA GAATCTATTGCTGTTGGTCGATCCTTTGCTTCCGTTAAAGGATACCATCTTGATGGAAATAAGGAAATGGTAGCCATGGGCTTTATGAATATTGCTGGATCTTTAACATCTTGCTATGTTGCTACTG GTTCTTTTTCAAGAACTGCTGTAAACTTCAGCGCAGGATGTCAAACAGCGGTATCAAATATAGTCATGGCCATCACAGTGCTTGTATCACTGGAATTATTAACTAGGCTCTTGTACTTCACTCCCTTGGCAATCCTCGCCTCGATTATCTTATCTGCTCTTCCGGGGCTTATCGATATAAATGAAGCGTACCATATCTGGAAGGTCGATAAACTAGACTTCCTTGCTTGCACTGGAGCCTTTTTTGGTGTCTTGTTTGCATCTGTTGAGATCGGTCTTCTTACAGCG GTCACAATCTCATTTGCTAAGATAATACTACATTCGATTAGGCCACAAATAGAAGTACTGGGAAGAATTCCAGAAACAGAAATCTTTTGTGACATCAAACAATATCCTATGGCAAGCAAAACTCCAGGCATCGTGATAATCCGTGTTAATTCCGGCTTACTCTGTTTTGCCAATGCCAATTTCATCAGAGAAAG GATAATGAGATGGGTAATCGAAGAGGATGGAACAGAAGAAAATTCCAATGGAGGGATCCACGTAGTAGTTCTAGACATGTCCA ATGTGACGAATATTGACACTTCAGGAATCCTGGCACTAGAAGAAGTGCATAAGAAATTGGTCGGACGAGGCATACAA TTAGCTGTTGGAAATCCGAGGTGGAAAGTGATTCACAAGCTAAAAGTAGCTAAATTTGTGGATAGAATTGGAAAAGGGTGGATTTTTCTGAGTGTTTCTGATGCAGTTGACGCTTGTTTTGGGTCGAAAATGGTTGTTGATCCTTGCACTTCTGTTTGA
- the LOC131329532 gene encoding uncharacterized protein LOC131329532 isoform X3, which yields MGMGAEEENGEANQRSGPNPTPNPLTQAQFLSWKRHKVKTKVARVKESSIWKIPYKMEDKYAPGHFKAKNKNDIGGC from the exons ATGGGAATGGGTGCAGAGGAGGAAAATGGAGAAGCAAACCAGAGATCAGGGCCCAACCCCACCCCTAATCCCTTGACGCAGGCCCAGTTTCTCTCCTGGAAACGCcacaag GTAAAAACTAAAGTTGCTAGAGTTAAG GAATCTAGCATTTGGAAGATTCCATATAAGATGGAAGATAAGTATGCGCCTGGGCACTTTAAGGCAAAAAATAAGAATGACATTGGAG GATGCTGA